TCGCAATACGCGGATCACGAACAACTACGGCGGCAACGTCACCAACAACACGACGAACACGACGGTCGAACGCAACGCGATGCAGCCGGGCGCGCAGCCGATGCGCGGGCAGGCCATGGAGCAACGCCCGGGCGCCGTGCCGATGACGATGCCGCACTTCGGCGCGAACGACACACGCCCTGGCGCACGGCCGTCGCCCGACGCATTCGCGCAGAACCGGGCGAACGAACCGCATGCCGAAGCACCTGCGCAGCATGCACCCGGCGCGATGCGCGACGAGCGGCAGCAGGCCATGCAGCAGGAGCACGCCGCGCAAGAAAATCGCGCGGCCGCGCAGCAGCAGCAATTGCAGCAACAACAGCGCAACGAGGCTCAGCAGCAACGCGAAGCGATGCAACAGCACAACGCGGCACAGCAGCAGCAACGCGAGGAACTGCAGCAACGCAATGCGGCACAGCAACAGCAGCGCGAAGAAATGCAGCAACGCAACGAGGCTCAGCAGCAACAACGCAAGGAAACGTCGCCGCGCAACGAGGCACAACCGCAGGAGCACGCGGCCCCGCAGCCGCGGCAACCGGCCCCCGAGCACGCGGCCGCGCCGCATCCGCACCCTGCGGAGTCGCATCCGCCGCACGACGAGCACGAGCACCGCACCGAGTGAAACGCCCCCCGTCACGGCAGCGCGGCATTCGCGCTGCCGGCCGGCGCAACCAGCGTCTCGCTACCATGCGGAACCCGCGCGCCCCAACACCGCGCGCCGCCGTTTTCCGCAATACCGCGCGGCCATGCCGCGCAACCTACTCGGCCCAGTTCCGGACGTAGTCCGGCACCGGCAAGTCGCCGTCGGCATGAACCGGTGCGCCGCGCGTCATCTTCAACGGCAGGATCCCCGTCCAGACAGCGAGCGCAAGATCTTCTTCCTTGTCGGACGGCATTGAATCGCTGACTTTTACAGCGGCTTCCGCAAGGGCAATCCGCAGCACGCTGGTCGCATTGAGTTCCTTCTCGTTGCCGGGCCGCGCGTCATGCTGGCGACCGGGTGCGATCTTGTCCATCAATGCATCCAGGGCCACCAGCTTGTCCGCACTGCCCTCCACCATCTCGAACCGCCCGTAGATCACTGCGGATCGATAATTCATCGAATGGTTGAAGGCCGACCTGGCCAACACGAGACCGTCCAGCAACGTAATCGCGACGGAGGCCTGTGCACCCGCCGACAGCGCCTTGATCATCCGGCTGCCGTTGGACCCGTGAATATAGAGGTCATCGCCCCGTCTCCAGTGCGCGGTCGGGATGCAGTGCGTGTCCTCGCCTGCACCGAACGCGATGTGGCAGACGTAGGCCTCGTCCACGATGCGATGAAGCCTCTCGCGATCGTGGTTTGCCAGTTCCGGCAGTCGGCGAATGGTGGTGCGGGGTGTGGGAGAGATGACGGTCTGGTCTTTCATGTTTCGTTTTCCTGTTCGCGCGACCTTGCGCGCATCGGGCTGCTCGCGTTCCGGTAAGACTCGGGCACTCGCTCGAAATATATTTGCACTCCGAATCTAATCTAATCGAATCGGAGAAGTGCGACTTCCACGCCTGAGCGCCCGATCGATCAACCCATCGACAGTCGCTTGCCAAATCGATCAAAATACGCGCGTGCCGCTATCCGTGACGATCGCCGGGAATGCCCGCGCACCGGCCGGCACCGCGAGAACGTGAACGATACGATGCGCGTCGAATCTTCAAAAGAACCAGCTCAACGAAAAATTCTGGAACCAGCCCATGGATCTCGCGCTGCTCATCTCCTCGCTTTCCAGACAGGACGGCTCGACACGCCACAGCCAGCAGGAAGCCCTCTACCGGAGCCTGCGCAACATGCTGCTGGACGGACACATTCCGCCCGGCACGCGGCTCGTGTCGACGCGCGTGCTCGCGGCTGAGCTGGGTATCGCGCGCAACTCGGCGGTCTATGCGTACGAGCGCCTTGCCGAGGAAGGTTTCGTGGCGGCCACGCGCAACGGCACGATCACGTTATGGGACGGATGCGGCCGGCCTGGCGCAGGGCTCGAAAGCGGCCCGGCCCCGGTTCGATTGTCCGAGCGCGTGCACGGTCTGGAGAACACCGATCCCGAACCCGAACGCATGCTGCCGTTCGTTCCCGGCCTCCCTTCGCTCGATGAATTCCCCGTTGCCCAATGGCGCCGATGCATCGAGCGCGCGTGGAGAGTCATCAGGCCCGCTCAACTCGCCTACGGCCCCGTCGAAGGGCTGCCCGAATTGCGGCGTGCCGTGGCCGCCTACATCCGGGTCTCGCGAGGCGTGCGCTGCGAAACCGGCCAGGTGTTCATTACCGACGGCACGCAAAGCAGCCTCGAACTGTGCGCGCGCATGCTGGCGAATCCCGGTGAATATGGCTGGCTCGAGAACCCCTGCTACAACGGCGCCCGAACCGCATTCCGCTCGACCGGCCTCGATCTCGTGCCGATCGAGGTCGACCACGAAGGGATGGCGCCAACCGACGAACAGTGGCGCACCCGGCCGCCCCGGCTGATCTATACGACACCGTCACACCAATACCCGCTCGGCGCGCTGATGAGCCCCCGGCGGCGCGCGGCACTTGTCGAGCACGCACAGGCGTGCGGCGCGTGGATCATCGAGGACGACTACGACAGCGAGTTCCGCCACGGCGGCCAGCCGCTGCCCGCGATCCAGGGCCTGCATGCCGACGCACCGGTCTGCTATCTCGGCACCTTCAGCAAGACAATGTTTCCCGCCCTCCGGCTCGGCTTCATGGTGGTTCCGCCGATTCTGGTCGACCGCTTCACCAGCACGCTGCGCGAACTCGTCCATCGCGGCCACTCGGCCGATCAACTGGCGATGGCCGAATTCATCGACACCGGCCTCTTTGCGCGACACCTGCGCAGGATGAGGACGCTGTATGCCGAGCGGCGGAGCAGCCTCGAAGCGGCACTCGCCCGCCACCTCGGCACCGTGCTGAGCGTTCGCGAAAGCCCGGGGGGCATGCATCTGTCGGCAGATCTCGCGCTGCCGCTGCACGATACCGACGTCGCCCGCGCCGCAGCCGCGCATGGCCTGCTGCTTCAGCCGCTGAGCAGCTATCGGGTCGGCGACGGCCGGCCGTACAACGGCTTCGTGCTGGGATACTCCGGGCTGAACGACGCGACGATCGAGACCGCGACGATGCAGCTCGCGGCCGTCATCGAGCACCACGGCCGCACGCGTTGCTGAATGGCGCGCGCAGCATCGTCGCTCACAGTTGCGATTCGATCGGGAACAGCCCAAGGAACCAGACTTCCATCCGCCGCGCGGCGGACACTTCCGGTTCGTGATCGAGCACGGTGACCTTGCCGTCCGAATCGGTCTGAATCCACTTGAGCGGCCCTTTGCCCGCCGGATCGGTCCTTGGCTCGACGCGCCACGCGATTCGATCGAGCCGCGCTTCAAGATCGTTGGCCACCTGCGACGCAATCGCCGGGCTCTCGCAGTAAACGCCGATCTCCGTA
This window of the Burkholderia lata genome carries:
- a CDS encoding pyridoxamine 5'-phosphate oxidase family protein; the protein is MKDQTVISPTPRTTIRRLPELANHDRERLHRIVDEAYVCHIAFGAGEDTHCIPTAHWRRGDDLYIHGSNGSRMIKALSAGAQASVAITLLDGLVLARSAFNHSMNYRSAVIYGRFEMVEGSADKLVALDALMDKIAPGRQHDARPGNEKELNATSVLRIALAEAAVKVSDSMPSDKEEDLALAVWTGILPLKMTRGAPVHADGDLPVPDYVRNWAE
- a CDS encoding PLP-dependent aminotransferase family protein, which encodes MDLALLISSLSRQDGSTRHSQQEALYRSLRNMLLDGHIPPGTRLVSTRVLAAELGIARNSAVYAYERLAEEGFVAATRNGTITLWDGCGRPGAGLESGPAPVRLSERVHGLENTDPEPERMLPFVPGLPSLDEFPVAQWRRCIERAWRVIRPAQLAYGPVEGLPELRRAVAAYIRVSRGVRCETGQVFITDGTQSSLELCARMLANPGEYGWLENPCYNGARTAFRSTGLDLVPIEVDHEGMAPTDEQWRTRPPRLIYTTPSHQYPLGALMSPRRRAALVEHAQACGAWIIEDDYDSEFRHGGQPLPAIQGLHADAPVCYLGTFSKTMFPALRLGFMVVPPILVDRFTSTLRELVHRGHSADQLAMAEFIDTGLFARHLRRMRTLYAERRSSLEAALARHLGTVLSVRESPGGMHLSADLALPLHDTDVARAAAAHGLLLQPLSSYRVGDGRPYNGFVLGYSGLNDATIETATMQLAAVIEHHGRTRC